A genomic stretch from Triplophysa dalaica isolate WHDGS20190420 chromosome 4, ASM1584641v1, whole genome shotgun sequence includes:
- the LOC130419291 gene encoding LOW QUALITY PROTEIN: tripartite motif-containing protein 16-like (The sequence of the model RefSeq protein was modified relative to this genomic sequence to represent the inferred CDS: inserted 1 base in 1 codon) — MAEASISQDQFSCSVCLDLLKDPVTIPCGHSYCMSCITDCWNQVKNTRVYRCPQCRKTFTPRPALCKNVIVAEVVEKLKKRKLQAAHCCAGPEDVECDVCTGRKFKAVKSCLDCMNSYCQDHLEQHENHFKDRRHNLIDPTRRLHEMLCPQHKKHLDIYCRTDQQCICVXLNNHKNHDVVAPAEERTGKQKLLEETQKKFQQKIQERVKELQLLREAVKTHKCSADTAVKESERIFTELIRTIERCRSEVIQLIRDREKAAVSRAEDVLKQLEKEIADLKRRNAELEQLLHTNDDIYFLQRFQSLSAAPQSTVSHSSTVSSALSFDVVRNSVFWLKEKLEDYCGGEIEMISDKVTYVTVTSHNEPKARNDFLQYFRQFTLDTNTMHKRLRLFDGNRAATYTHTVQQYADHPDRFYSWRQVLCRERVCGRCYWEVKWSGKCLYISVSYKSISRKGSSNECGFGFNDQSWSLSCSSSGHRFGHNDRWTDVHVPSNSSRIGVYVDQSAGTLSFYSVSDKMTLIHSVRTTFTQPLYPGFYVNVSSLVKVCNLIK; from the exons ATGGCAGAAGCCAGCATTTCTCAGGACCAGTTCAGCTGTTCAGTGTGTCTGGATTTACTAAAGGATCCAGTGACCATTCCCTGTGGACACAGTTACTGTATGAGCTGTATAACCGACTGCTGGAATCAGGTAAAAAACACGAGAGTCTACAGATGCCCTCAGTGCCGAAAGACCTTCACACCAAGACCGGCTTTATGTAAGAATGTAATTGTTGCTGAAGTGGTGGAGAAACTGAAGAAGAGAAAACTACAAGCTGCTCACTGTTGCGCTGGACCTGAAGATGTGGAATGTGACGTGTGTACTGGGAGAAAGTTCAAAGCTGTCAAGTCCTGTCTGGATTGTATGAACTCTTACTGTCAAGATCACCTTGAACAACATGAGAATCATTTTAAAGATAGGAGACATAATCTGATAGATCCAACTAGACGACTCCATGAGATGCTTTGCCCACAACACAAGAAACACCTGGACATCTACTGCCGTACTGACCAGCAGTGTATTTGTG CATTGAACAATCATAAGAACCATGATGTTGTTGcacctgcagaagaaaggacaGGGAAACAG AAACTTTTGGAAGAGACACAGAAGAAATTCCAGCAGAAAATCCAGGAGAGAGTGAAGGAGCTTCAGTTGTTGAGAGAGGCTGTGAAGACACACAAG TGTTCTGCAGATACAGCTGTGAAGGAGAGTGAGAGAATCTTTACTGAGCTGATTCGAACCATTGAGAGATGTCGCTCTGAGGTGATACAGCTGATCAGAGATCGTGAAAAGGCGGCAGTAAGTCGAGCTGAAGATGTCTTGAAGCAACTAGAAAAAGAGATTGCTGATCTGAAGAGGAGAAACGCTGAGCTGGAGCAGCTTTTGCACACAAATGATGACATTTATTTCCTGCAG CGTTTCCAGTCTCTTTCTGCAGCTCCACAATCTACAGTCTCTCACAGCAGTACAGTCAGTTCTGCCCTCTCTTTTGATGTTGTGAGAAATTCAGTTTTTTGGCTGAAAGAAAAACTGGAGGATTATTGTGGAGGGGAGATAGAAATGATATCTGATAAAG ttACATATGTTACAGTAACTTCCCACAATGAACCCAAAGCCAGGAATGATTTCTTGCAAT ATTTCAGACAGTTCACACTGGATACAAACACGATGCATAAACGGCTCCGTCTGTTTGATGGGAATAGAGCAGCTACGTACACTCATACTGTCCAGCAGTATgctgatcatccagacagattttatAGCTGGAGGCAAGTATTGTGTAGAGAGCGTGTGtgtggacgctgttactgggaggttAAGTGGAGTGGAAAATGTCTGTatatatcagtgtcatataagAGCATCAGCAGGAAAGGATCCAGTAATGAGTGTGGATTTGGATTTAATGATCAGTCCTGGAGTTTGTCCTGCTCTTCCTCCGGACATAGATTTGGACACAATGACAGATGGACTGATGTCCACGTGCCCTCCAACTCGTCTAGAATAGGAGTGTATGTGGATCAAAGTGCAGGAACtttgtccttctacagcgtctctgatAAAATGACCCTCATCCACAGCGTCCGGACCACATTCACTCAGCCTCTCTATCCTGGGTTTTATGTTAATGTGAGTTCCCTAGTAAAAGTGTGTAATCTAATTAAATAG
- the LOC130419303 gene encoding nuclear factor 7, brain-like → MASKRPFSEEDLTCPVCCDIFKDPVLLKCSHSVCRNCIQQYWTVKPSRECPLCRKRSNKNLTVNLALKNLCQTFVDFRGPPEELCEVHREKLSLFCLCDEQLVCVVCRESREHKTHTCRPVNELAEERKSDIQRELNLLTRKMKIIQHAKFECYQQAEHIPHQIRDTENVIKNEFKHLHQLLNDEEKAMLAALNKETQQKTQLINNNIEKMNKEVVSLSRTITIMSDYLAGGDIQFLKKFKDTLKRAQDMKRDPDPVQGCLLDTAQYLGNLKFTMWSKIRQSVSYSPVVLDPNTANYQLVLSEDLTGLRVRDEEDVAGMHMKKLPANPERFDRYPCVLGSVGYTTGTHVWDVDVGDGIFWMVGVTVESVQRKQINSLPSEVWCITYDGNMLSFKAPRESCIPLLGFERPQQVRVKLDLDKRQLSFSDCLSKKLYRVYVPSFTEKVFPFFCSLSSVSPLRILPVVEPCS, encoded by the exons ATGGCGTCGAAACGTCCGTTTTCAGAAGAGGATTTAACATGCCCTGTTTGTTGTGATATTTTCAAAGATCCCGTGTTGCTTAAGTGTAGCCACAGTGTGTGCAGAAACTGTATCCAGCAGTACTGGACGGTCAAACCTTCAAGAGAATGTCCGCTGTGCAGAAAAAGATCCAACAAGAACCTCACCGTTAATCTGGCTCTAAAAAACCTATGCCAAACTTTCGTGGATTTCCGTGGACCCCCAGAGGAGCTGTGCGAGGTTCACCGGGAGAAACTGTCACTGTTCTGTCTGTGTGATGAACAACTCGTGTGCGTGGTTTGCAGAGAGTCGCGTGAACACAAAACTCATACGTGCCGTCCTGTGAATGAACTCGCTGAGGAACGAAAG AGTGATATTCAACGAGAACTTAACCTCTTGACTAGAAAAATGAAGATTATACAACATGCCAAATTTGAATGTTATCAGCAGGCTGAACACATCCCT CACCAGATAAGGGACACAGAGAATGTCATCAAGAATGAGTTTAAGCATCTTCACCAGCTTCTGAATGATGAAGAAAAAGCCATGCTTGCTGCACTAAACAAGGAAACGCAACAGAAAACACAGCTcataaacaacaacattgaGAAGATGAATAAGGAAGTAGTATCTCTGTCAAGAACTATAACTATAATGAGTGATTATTTGGCTGGTGGGGACATCCAGTTCCTTAAG aaatTCAAGGACACGTTGAAGAG AGCCCAGGACATGAAGCGGGATCCAGACCCAGTTCAGGGTTGCCTTTTGGATACGGCACAGTACCTGGGCAATTTGAAGTTTACCATGTGGTCAAAAATAAGACAGTCTGTCAGTTACT ctCCTGTGGTGCTTGACCCTAACACCGCTAACTATCAACTTGTACTGTCTGAAGATCTGACAGGCTTGAGGGTAAGAGATGAGGAAGATGTGGCAGGCATGCACATGAAGAAGCTTCCCGCTAACCCCGAGAGATTTGACAGGTATCCCTGTGTTCTCGGCTCTGTGGGCTATACTACAGGGACACACGTTTGGGATGTGGATGTGGGAGACGGCATTTTCTGGATGGTGGGTGTCACTGTAGAGTCTGTCCAAAGGAAACAAATCAACAGTTTGCCCAGCGAGGTCTGGTGCATCACCTATGATGGCAACATGCTCTCCTTTAAGGCTCCTCGGGAATCATGCATTCCGTTGCTTGGGTTTGAGAGACCGCAGCAAGTGAGAGTGAAgctcgatttggataaaagacAGCTTTCATTCTCAGATTGTCTTAGCAAAAAACTCTACCGCGTATATGTACCCAGTTTCACTGAGAAGGTCTTTCCGTTCTTCTGCAGTCTGTCCAGCGTCTCTCCACTGAGGATTCTGCCTGTAGTCGAGCCCTGTAGTTAA